Proteins co-encoded in one Deinococcus planocerae genomic window:
- a CDS encoding FadR/GntR family transcriptional regulator yields the protein MIQPVRKPKLSETVADELLALIRGGTYPAGSRLPPERELSRRFNISRASLRDAFRHLELLGHVEIRQGDGTYVRTPDGETLSLPFRGLLTGRPQAALDLLEFRRMLEPEVAALAAVRVRPEHAHAFAESLARQREALGRGERLSREDLAFHALISQTAGNLVTLQVLGTLRSLLSELRTSALPGHFPALTLAQHERIARAILAGDPAGARAAMLDHLNAVVETSSLPLPLSASTPASTPASAPISPSSRPPTTPSPRPD from the coding sequence GTGATTCAGCCGGTACGCAAGCCCAAGCTCTCGGAAACGGTCGCCGACGAACTTCTGGCGCTGATCCGGGGCGGCACCTACCCGGCGGGCAGCCGCCTTCCCCCCGAACGGGAACTCAGCCGCCGCTTCAACATCTCCCGGGCCAGCCTGCGCGACGCGTTTCGGCACCTCGAACTGCTGGGGCACGTCGAGATTCGCCAGGGGGACGGCACCTACGTCCGCACCCCCGACGGGGAGACGCTCAGCCTGCCCTTTCGCGGGCTGCTCACCGGGCGTCCCCAGGCGGCCCTCGACCTCCTGGAATTTCGCCGGATGCTCGAACCCGAGGTGGCCGCCCTCGCCGCCGTGCGGGTCAGGCCCGAGCACGCGCACGCCTTCGCCGAGTCGCTGGCGCGGCAGCGGGAGGCCCTGGGCCGGGGCGAGCGGCTCTCCAGGGAAGACCTCGCCTTCCACGCCCTCATCTCGCAGACCGCCGGGAACCTCGTCACCCTCCAGGTGCTGGGCACCCTCCGTTCGCTGCTCAGCGAGCTGCGGACCTCCGCGCTGCCCGGCCACTTCCCCGCCCTCACCCTCGCCCAGCACGAGCGGATCGCCCGGGCCATCCTGGCGGGCGACCCCGCCGGGGCCCGGGCGGCCATGCTCGACCACCTCAACGCCGTCGTCGAGACGTCCTCGTTGCCCCTGCCCCTGTCGGCCAGCACCCCGGCTAGCACCCCGGCCAGCGCCCCGATCAGCCCGTCAAGTCGCCCCCCGACCACCCCTTCACCCAGGCCGGACTGA
- a CDS encoding ABC transporter substrate-binding protein: MRPAPRTLALFTLLALGAASAQTVTVGLDADPPRLDPALSSAFVDRQVLNQIFDKLVDLDQNLKIVPGIARSWKVTNGGLTYTFTLRPGVRFHDGTPLDAAAVKYSLDRNMTLEGSARKNELSSVKEVKVINPQTVQVTLKQPYGPFLATLTDRAGMIVSPTAAQKAGADFQNGPVGSGPFQFVSRRRQDNVTLQANKGYWDGAPKIDRLVYRPFPDGDVRLANLLSGAVQVITPIDPKDISRLEQNPKFEVLNYPGLGFQGIWFNVTRAPFNNKANRQAVAATIDRDAVAKVVFYNTVKPAAGPFAPGTPVYNKNTRIPAPDLNAARQRLGGRPLTFTLLTTPGTVTTQLAQLYQAMFAQAGINARIQQVEFGTLLDRADKQDYDALILGWSGRPDPDGNIYDFFVTDGSNNQAGYSNKTVDGLLAKARAQNSMNARSATYNVALNQVNSDLPYVWVYHPNNLVGMVKGMSGLKPVPDGIVRFKDADLK, translated from the coding sequence ATGCGCCCAGCTCCCCGCACCCTGGCCCTCTTCACCCTCCTCGCGCTCGGCGCCGCCTCGGCGCAGACCGTCACCGTCGGCCTCGACGCCGACCCGCCGCGGCTCGACCCGGCGCTCTCCTCGGCTTTCGTGGACCGGCAGGTGCTCAACCAGATCTTCGACAAGCTCGTGGACCTCGACCAGAATCTCAAGATCGTCCCGGGCATCGCGCGGTCGTGGAAGGTCACGAACGGCGGCCTGACATACACCTTCACCCTGCGCCCGGGCGTGCGGTTCCACGACGGGACGCCGCTGGACGCCGCGGCGGTCAAGTACTCGCTCGACCGCAACATGACCCTGGAGGGCAGCGCCCGCAAGAACGAGCTGTCGAGCGTGAAGGAGGTCAAGGTCATCAATCCCCAGACCGTCCAGGTCACGCTCAAGCAGCCGTACGGGCCCTTCCTCGCGACCCTGACCGACCGCGCGGGCATGATCGTCTCGCCCACGGCGGCGCAGAAGGCGGGCGCGGACTTCCAGAACGGCCCGGTGGGGAGCGGTCCTTTCCAGTTCGTCAGCCGCAGGCGCCAGGACAACGTGACGCTCCAGGCCAACAAGGGGTACTGGGACGGGGCCCCGAAGATCGACCGGCTGGTCTACCGCCCCTTCCCCGACGGGGACGTGCGGCTGGCCAACCTGCTGTCGGGCGCCGTGCAGGTCATCACGCCCATCGACCCCAAGGACATCTCCCGGCTGGAGCAAAACCCGAAGTTCGAGGTGCTCAATTACCCCGGCCTGGGCTTCCAGGGCATCTGGTTCAATGTCACCCGCGCGCCTTTCAACAACAAGGCGAACCGGCAGGCGGTGGCGGCCACCATCGACCGCGACGCGGTGGCAAAAGTGGTCTTCTACAACACGGTCAAGCCCGCGGCGGGTCCCTTCGCCCCCGGCACGCCCGTCTACAACAAGAACACCCGCATCCCCGCGCCGGACCTGAACGCCGCCCGGCAGCGGCTGGGGGGGAGGCCGCTGACCTTCACGCTGCTGACCACGCCCGGCACCGTGACCACCCAGCTCGCGCAGCTCTACCAGGCGATGTTCGCACAGGCGGGGATCAACGCCAGGATTCAGCAGGTGGAGTTCGGCACGCTGCTCGACCGCGCCGACAAGCAGGACTACGACGCGCTGATCCTGGGCTGGAGCGGGCGGCCCGACCCGGACGGCAACATCTACGACTTCTTCGTGACGGACGGCTCGAACAACCAGGCCGGGTACAGCAACAAGACGGTGGACGGGCTCCTCGCCAAGGCGCGGGCGCAGAACTCCATGAACGCCCGCAGCGCGACCTACAACGTGGCCCTCAACCAGGTCAACAGCGACCTGCCCTACGTCTGGGTCTACCACCCCAACAACCTCGTCGGCATGGTGAAGGGGATGAGCGGCTTAAAGCCCGTCCCGGACGGGATCGTCCGCTTCAAGGACGCCGACCTGAAGTGA
- a CDS encoding ABC transporter permease, giving the protein MLQFAIRRLLSTLPTLLVVTVLVFGMVQLLPGDPARLLLGEEATPAAVAELRRSLGLDRPVPEQYFRWLGDVARLDLGASVKDNTSVGGLIADKLPTTLQLAVFAMLISLLISLPAGILSAMRQNSWVDRLLTLLALSGISLPSFFLGILLIYLFSIRLAWIPASGYVPFLEDPGRNLLLLLLPAVTLGVPTAAVLTRYLRSSMLEVMTQDYVRTAHAKGVTGGRVMFKHGLRNALIPVITAFGLQLGGLLGGAVITEQIFSVPGFGRLLVDAVFTRDLPVIQGVVLVSAVAVFLVSFLVDLAYAAVDPRIRYH; this is encoded by the coding sequence GTGCTTCAATTCGCCATCAGGCGGCTGCTCTCCACGCTGCCCACCCTGCTCGTCGTGACGGTGCTGGTCTTCGGCATGGTGCAGCTCCTGCCCGGCGACCCGGCCCGGCTGCTGCTCGGTGAGGAGGCCACCCCCGCCGCCGTGGCGGAGCTGCGCCGCTCGCTGGGACTCGACCGCCCCGTCCCCGAGCAGTACTTCCGCTGGCTGGGCGACGTGGCCCGGCTCGACCTCGGCGCCAGCGTGAAGGACAACACCTCGGTGGGGGGCCTCATCGCCGACAAGCTGCCCACCACCCTGCAACTCGCCGTCTTCGCCATGCTGATCTCGCTGCTGATCTCCCTGCCCGCCGGGATTCTCAGCGCGATGCGGCAGAACTCGTGGGTGGACCGGCTGCTCACGCTGCTCGCCCTGTCCGGGATCAGCCTGCCGAGCTTCTTCCTGGGCATCCTCCTGATCTACCTCTTCAGCATCCGGCTCGCCTGGATTCCGGCGAGCGGGTACGTGCCCTTCCTGGAAGACCCCGGGAGGAACCTGCTGCTGCTGCTGCTCCCCGCCGTGACGCTCGGCGTGCCGACGGCGGCGGTCCTGACCCGCTACCTGCGGTCGAGCATGCTGGAGGTCATGACGCAGGACTACGTGCGGACCGCGCACGCCAAGGGGGTCACGGGGGGCCGCGTGATGTTCAAGCACGGGCTGCGCAACGCCCTGATTCCCGTGATCACGGCGTTCGGCCTGCAACTCGGCGGGCTGTTGGGCGGGGCCGTGATCACCGAGCAGATTTTCAGCGTGCCGGGCTTCGGGCGCCTGCTCGTGGACGCGGTGTTCACCCGCGACCTGCCCGTCATCCAGGGGGTGGTGCTCGTGTCTGCCGTCGCCGTGTTTCTGGTGAGCTTTCTTGTCGATCTCGCGTACGCGGCGGTCGATCCGCGCATCCGGTACCACTGA
- a CDS encoding ABC transporter permease produces the protein MQQTVPAPAARRFRLGKPARRFLKNRLAVVGAFLLALFILLAVLAPWISPYDPTQVFFTDLRAAPGPSHLFGTDELGRDILSRVLYGARVSLSAGVLSVAGALLVGTLLGLVSGYARGWLDEVIMRLVDAMLALPFLVLAIALAAILGPSLQNTMLAIAIVTAPAFARITRGEVLAQREREYVQAAHALGASGGRLVFRHLLPNISGALIVQTSLAIANAVLAESSLSFLGLGVQPPAPSWGSMLNAGRGFLAEGPWMVIFPGLAIFLTVLAFNLVGDGLREATDPRGR, from the coding sequence ATGCAGCAGACCGTCCCCGCCCCCGCCGCCCGCCGCTTCCGGCTGGGCAAGCCCGCGCGGCGCTTCCTGAAAAACCGCCTGGCCGTCGTCGGCGCCTTCCTCCTGGCCCTGTTCATCCTGCTCGCCGTGCTGGCCCCCTGGATCAGCCCCTACGACCCCACGCAGGTGTTCTTCACCGACCTGCGCGCGGCCCCGGGCCCTTCGCACCTCTTCGGCACCGACGAGCTGGGGCGCGACATCCTCAGCCGGGTGCTGTACGGGGCGCGGGTGTCGCTCAGCGCGGGGGTGCTCAGCGTGGCCGGGGCGCTTCTCGTCGGGACGCTGCTGGGCCTGGTGTCCGGGTACGCGCGGGGCTGGCTCGACGAGGTGATCATGCGCCTGGTGGACGCCATGCTCGCCCTGCCTTTTTTGGTGCTCGCCATCGCGCTCGCGGCCATCCTGGGCCCCAGCCTGCAAAACACCATGCTCGCCATCGCCATCGTCACCGCCCCCGCCTTCGCCCGCATCACCCGGGGCGAGGTGCTCGCCCAGCGCGAGCGCGAGTACGTGCAGGCGGCCCACGCCCTGGGGGCCAGCGGCGGGCGGCTGGTCTTCCGGCACCTGCTGCCCAACATCAGCGGCGCCCTGATCGTGCAGACCTCGCTCGCCATCGCCAACGCCGTGCTCGCCGAGTCGAGCCTGTCTTTCCTCGGGCTGGGGGTGCAGCCCCCCGCGCCGTCGTGGGGCTCGATGCTCAACGCCGGGCGCGGCTTTCTCGCCGAGGGGCCCTGGATGGTGATTTTCCCCGGGCTCGCCATCTTCCTGACCGTGCTCGCCTTCAACCTCGTCGGGGACGGCCTGCGCGAGGCCACCGACCCCCGGGGCCGCTGA
- a CDS encoding class I SAM-dependent methyltransferase, whose product MNNRPSTDLWGVAEAYEGYMGRWSRGIAPLFTAWLAPEPGRNWVDLGCGTGALSACVSHTCRPGSLLGLDTSEGFLAYAAGQVPGAAFRVGDAADTHLPSGGFDYAVSGLVLNFVPDPARALREMARLVRPGGRVALYVWDYAGQMQIMRHFFDAARPIDPGSVAFDDGVRAPVCRPGPLRAALTGAGLEDVEVTALDLPAAFDSFEAYWAPFLGGTGSAPKYCASLDPQVRERIRQAVRAALPTGPDGEILLAVRAWAAKGTVRP is encoded by the coding sequence ATGAACAACCGACCGAGCACGGACCTGTGGGGTGTGGCTGAGGCGTACGAGGGGTACATGGGCCGCTGGAGCCGGGGGATCGCCCCGCTGTTCACCGCGTGGCTGGCGCCGGAGCCGGGCCGGAACTGGGTAGACCTCGGCTGCGGCACGGGCGCGCTCAGCGCCTGCGTCAGCCACACCTGCCGCCCGGGAAGCCTGCTCGGCCTGGACACGTCCGAGGGGTTCCTGGCCTACGCGGCGGGGCAGGTCCCGGGCGCCGCCTTCCGGGTGGGCGACGCCGCCGACACGCACCTGCCCTCCGGGGGGTTTGACTACGCGGTCAGCGGGCTGGTCCTGAACTTCGTTCCCGATCCGGCCCGCGCCCTGCGGGAGATGGCGCGCCTCGTGCGTCCCGGCGGGCGGGTGGCCCTCTACGTCTGGGACTACGCGGGCCAGATGCAGATCATGCGGCACTTCTTCGACGCGGCCCGCCCCATCGACCCGGGCTCGGTCGCGTTCGACGACGGCGTGAGGGCGCCCGTCTGCCGCCCGGGTCCGCTGCGGGCCGCCCTGACGGGCGCCGGGCTGGAGGACGTGGAGGTGACAGCCCTGGACCTCCCGGCGGCCTTCGACAGCTTCGAGGCGTACTGGGCCCCGTTTCTGGGGGGAACGGGGTCCGCGCCGAAGTACTGCGCGTCGCTCGACCCGCAGGTGCGTGAGCGCATCCGGCAGGCCGTTCGTGCGGCGCTCCCTACGGGGCCCGACGGGGAGATTTTGCTGGCGGTGCGCGCCTGGGCAGCGAAGGGCACCGTCCGCCCCTGA
- a CDS encoding alpha/beta fold hydrolase has product MTSHQTERGRGAALGRTLGLSALPLAAWLGWTVYSRLRIPHDLTPPPALDAERRTLGGRAGPVNAYVAGSGAPLLLVHSVNAAASAYEVRPLFEHYRASRRVYALDLPGFGFSRRGGREYTPRLMTDALHDVLDEIALESGEERVDALALSLGGEFLARAASERPERFRSVTLVTPTGFGKSEQFYGGLGSTRGSAALKRAYEHPLLGQPFYDLLASVPSLRFFLALTFGSFAAVDEGLLRYDYPTSHVPGARHAPFAFISGTLFSADIDRVYEALTVPVWLAYGTRDRFTDFGDLSNVERRPNWTFDRFETGALAYFEQPGPFISAYDAFLRRAGAN; this is encoded by the coding sequence ATGACCTCACACCAGACGGAGCGCGGACGCGGCGCGGCCCTGGGCCGGACCCTCGGGCTGAGCGCCCTCCCCCTGGCCGCGTGGCTGGGCTGGACGGTTTACAGCCGCCTGCGTATTCCCCACGACCTGACGCCGCCGCCCGCCCTGGACGCCGAGCGGCGTACCCTCGGTGGCCGCGCGGGGCCCGTCAACGCCTACGTGGCCGGGTCCGGTGCCCCCCTGCTGCTCGTCCACAGCGTGAACGCCGCCGCCAGCGCCTACGAGGTCCGGCCCCTGTTCGAGCACTACCGCGCCTCCCGCCGGGTCTATGCCCTCGACCTGCCCGGTTTCGGCTTCTCCCGGCGGGGCGGCCGCGAGTACACCCCCCGCCTGATGACCGACGCCCTCCACGACGTGCTCGACGAGATCGCCCTGGAGAGCGGGGAGGAGCGGGTAGACGCCCTGGCCCTCTCGCTGGGCGGCGAATTCCTGGCCCGCGCCGCCTCCGAGCGCCCGGAGCGCTTCCGCTCGGTCACGCTGGTGACGCCCACCGGCTTCGGGAAAAGCGAGCAGTTCTACGGCGGCCTGGGCAGCACCCGGGGCAGCGCGGCGCTGAAGAGGGCCTACGAGCACCCGCTGCTGGGGCAACCCTTCTACGACCTGCTGGCGAGCGTGCCCAGCCTGCGTTTTTTCCTGGCGCTGACCTTCGGCTCGTTCGCGGCGGTCGACGAGGGGCTGTTGCGCTACGACTATCCCACCTCCCACGTGCCCGGCGCCCGCCACGCGCCTTTCGCCTTTATCAGCGGGACGCTCTTCAGCGCGGACATCGACCGGGTGTACGAGGCGCTGACCGTGCCGGTGTGGCTGGCCTACGGAACGCGCGACCGCTTCACCGACTTCGGGGACCTGAGCAACGTGGAGAGGCGGCCCAACTGGACGTTCGACCGCTTCGAGACGGGCGCCCTCGCGTACTTCGAGCAGCCCGGCCCCTTCATCTCCGCCTACGACGCTTTCCTCAGGCGGGCTGGGGCAAACTGA